TAAAACAATGCTTTATTTTATTATTTAAGAATGACGAAGATAATGTATTAAGTTATTTTAAAAATATAAATTGGGGGAAATTAAAATGCTAAACATTCAAGACGTTAGTCATCTTTCTAAAAAGGAGCAAAAAGCATATAACCGTTTCGTAGAATCCGTAGAAAACGGTAATTTACCAGTATTACCATGTATTGAAATGAATCTAAAAGAGATGAAAGAAGAAACATTGAATCAGAGTAAAGTTGGTGGAATACCATTTTTAAAATCTTTTAAAGATATACCTTTAGATGAAAATAAAGTACCGATGATATTGTTAGCGCAAATTAATTTGAGTCAACTTCCAGAGCAACAAGAAATATTTCCTGTAAAAGAAGGAATATTGCAGTTTTGGATTAGTTCAGAAGATCCAATGTATGGTATGTCGGAAAATTTAAAAGAAAACAACATCAACTCGAGACTTGTTTATATAAAAGAGCCAATCACCGATTTATCATTTGAAGAAATTCAATCACATATGAAGTCAAGAGATTCAAACAATGGGAATATACCGTTTAGTGGGGCATTTTCTATTGAATTTAAGCTGACGAAACAAACAATCACATGTGCTGATTATAAGTACGATGAAGACGTCCTTGCATTATGGAATAAAGTCAATCCATCCTTTAAATTAAAATCAATGTTTGGCGACTATGATGAATTAATGGAACCTGTGTGTAACACATTTACTGCTAAAGAACCATATAATCAAATTGGTGGTTATCCTTATTTTGATCAAAGAGATCCAAGAACGAATGATCAAGAACTGAAAATGTATGACAGAGTGTTATTACAAATTGATTCCACGAGAGATGGAAGTTCTTCAATTATGTGGGGCGACCTTGGTATTGCTAATATCTTAGTTAAGTCTTCTGACCTTGAGGCTATGAAGTTTGATGATTACATGTATTCTTGGTATTGCAGTTAACACAATCGTAAACTAAATGATTAACTTTAGTAAAATGTATTATTAAACAGGCTGGGACATAAATCCCTAAAAAAACAGCAGTAAGATAATTTTCAATTAGAAAATATCTTACTGCTGTTCTCTATTTATACAATACTTCGTATTGAATGGCTTCGCTATGCCCGTCTGGCACATAATTGTAAAATTCTATAAATAGAATTTTTGATGACGGGTCCCTTCCTAGGGTGCCGTCTCAGCCACCCCAACCGGCACATTGTTGTAAGCTGACTATATGTCAGCTTCTGTGTTGGGGCCCCTGTCTTCGACTGGCACTGCTCCCTCAGGAGTCTCGCCATTAATACTACGTATTAACATGTAAATTTACTTTTAAATACTTTAAAAAATAAGACACTTAGCCCAACTTGCACATAAATGTAAAATTCAATAATTTGAATTTTTTGTGTTGGGTCCCTTCGTATAATTTAATAAATATCACTAAACTAAATTAACGAGGTGACTTACGTATAAAAATTATAATATGACCCAACAT
This is a stretch of genomic DNA from Staphylococcus roterodami. It encodes these proteins:
- a CDS encoding DUF1963 domain-containing protein encodes the protein MLNIQDVSHLSKKEQKAYNRFVESVENGNLPVLPCIEMNLKEMKEETLNQSKVGGIPFLKSFKDIPLDENKVPMILLAQINLSQLPEQQEIFPVKEGILQFWISSEDPMYGMSENLKENNINSRLVYIKEPITDLSFEEIQSHMKSRDSNNGNIPFSGAFSIEFKLTKQTITCADYKYDEDVLALWNKVNPSFKLKSMFGDYDELMEPVCNTFTAKEPYNQIGGYPYFDQRDPRTNDQELKMYDRVLLQIDSTRDGSSSIMWGDLGIANILVKSSDLEAMKFDDYMYSWYCS